One window from the genome of Acinetobacter sp. LoGeW2-3 encodes:
- a CDS encoding potassium transporter Kup, producing the protein MQSTAQKAALPVITLAALGVVFGDIGTSPLYALRQCFLTSHLAISEASVLGILSLIFWCIMLTVSFKYVTIIMRADNNGEGGIMSLLALNLRTTRISDKKKIYLIALGFIGASLFFGDGIITPAISVLSAIEGLSIATPVFNKWLEPLSIGIIASLFLVQRHGTATMGKFFGPLTLLWFLSIGGFGLWSIIQTPMVLQMINPYWAYHFVADQPYVAYLTMGAVILTMTGGEAIYADMGHFGRLPIRLAWFIIVLPCLLLNYAGQGALLLRSPEALANPFYMLLPEWSLYPMIGLATAAAVIASQAVITGVFSMVNQAIQLRYLPRLSVKHTSAEERGQIYLPFINWMLFISVVILILLFENSARLASAYGVAVTMTMLCGTILISILAYGFWRWPIWKVALFATPFLALDLIFVASTSLKIHSGGWVPIMLGAALFTILMTWKDGRALLLKRMQQNTLPIELFIKSVSSGGGTQFVPGDAIFLTGTPEVVPHAMLHNIKHNKVLHERNIMVTVITRDIPFVGDNERVEVEKLNEHFYRIYAYFGFKDQPDIPQAVQQAYAEWGFDYDLMQISFFISRDRVIHAIGEGMSPWREKLFISMQRNTSPVSDFYQIPTNRVVELGSQIEI; encoded by the coding sequence ATGCAAAGTACTGCACAAAAAGCAGCTTTACCAGTCATTACGCTGGCTGCGCTTGGGGTCGTTTTTGGTGATATTGGCACCAGTCCTCTCTACGCACTGCGTCAGTGCTTCTTGACCTCGCATCTTGCCATCAGTGAAGCCTCGGTACTGGGCATTCTCTCCCTGATTTTCTGGTGCATCATGCTGACGGTGAGTTTTAAATACGTCACTATCATCATGCGAGCCGACAATAACGGTGAGGGCGGCATCATGTCATTGCTAGCCCTGAATCTGCGAACCACACGTATCTCGGATAAGAAGAAAATCTACCTGATCGCCCTGGGATTTATTGGTGCATCTTTATTTTTTGGCGATGGGATTATTACACCAGCGATTTCAGTGCTCTCTGCCATTGAAGGGCTAAGTATTGCCACGCCGGTCTTTAACAAATGGCTGGAACCTCTTTCCATCGGGATTATTGCCAGCCTGTTTCTGGTGCAGCGTCATGGTACTGCAACTATGGGCAAATTCTTTGGTCCATTGACTTTGCTGTGGTTTCTGTCGATTGGTGGCTTTGGTTTATGGAGCATCATCCAGACGCCAATGGTCCTGCAGATGATCAATCCTTACTGGGCTTATCATTTTGTAGCGGATCAGCCCTATGTTGCTTACCTGACCATGGGTGCAGTGATCCTGACCATGACTGGGGGCGAGGCAATTTATGCCGATATGGGGCATTTTGGCCGACTACCAATCCGTTTGGCATGGTTCATTATCGTACTACCATGTCTATTACTGAATTATGCAGGGCAGGGTGCCCTGTTGCTGCGTAGTCCTGAAGCTTTGGCTAATCCATTCTATATGCTGCTGCCAGAATGGAGTTTGTATCCGATGATTGGTCTGGCGACTGCTGCTGCGGTGATTGCCTCACAGGCGGTAATTACCGGTGTATTTTCTATGGTCAATCAGGCGATTCAGTTGCGCTATTTGCCACGTCTGAGCGTCAAACACACTTCAGCTGAAGAACGTGGACAGATCTATTTGCCATTCATTAACTGGATGCTGTTTATCTCGGTGGTGATTCTGATTTTACTTTTTGAAAACAGTGCTCGACTTGCCAGTGCCTATGGCGTTGCAGTGACCATGACCATGCTTTGCGGTACGATTCTGATCTCCATCCTAGCTTATGGTTTCTGGCGCTGGCCAATTTGGAAAGTAGCACTGTTTGCGACACCTTTTCTGGCTTTAGATCTGATTTTTGTCGCCTCTACTTCACTGAAAATCCATTCTGGTGGTTGGGTGCCGATCATGCTCGGTGCAGCACTGTTTACCATCCTGATGACCTGGAAAGATGGGCGTGCATTGCTACTGAAACGTATGCAGCAAAATACCTTGCCGATTGAGCTGTTTATTAAAAGTGTTTCTAGCGGTGGCGGTACTCAGTTTGTGCCGGGTGATGCGATTTTCCTGACTGGAACACCGGAGGTGGTACCGCATGCCATGCTGCATAACATCAAGCACAACAAGGTCCTGCATGAACGCAATATCATGGTCACAGTGATTACACGGGACATTCCTTTTGTGGGAGATAATGAGCGGGTAGAAGTTGAAAAACTGAATGAACATTTCTACCGGATTTATGCCTATTTCGGCTTTAAGGATCAACCGGATATTCCACAGGCGGTACAGCAAGCCTATGCTGAATGGGGCTTTGACTATGACCTAATGCAGATCAGCTTCTTTATCTCGCGTGATCGGGTGATTCATGCGATTGGTGAAGGCATGTCCCCATGGCGTGAGAAACTGTTTATTTCCATGCAACGTAATACCAGTCCAGTGAGTGATTTCTATCAAATTCCAACCAACCGGGTGGTAGAACTCGGCAGCCAGATTGAAATCTAG
- a CDS encoding SAM-dependent methyltransferase encodes MKLLQAFRQRLPEHKYAINAALLGDTSLLPWSNLGYWQAGQQDYVAACQALADHLAETIHLNSKDKLLDLGCGQGASLLHWQQQYQVQYLAGVELQKACVAKIQQHLPELNAIYHASFLRLKDIHFPHKFDVVVCLDAAYHNSVPNLLEQIIPVLNSNARIGFHHLALFERWKTLNSFQKRKYQLLLKSADINLNDLMTVGALYECLDDFEFTDIQIEDLSEAVFAGFARYVQQDLNSKDSVQSVKASKLDQFKIQMTAKLCRKLFEEGVVRYVQISVKAKH; translated from the coding sequence ATGAAGTTGCTCCAGGCTTTTCGACAGCGCCTACCCGAGCATAAATATGCCATCAATGCGGCATTGCTTGGAGATACTTCATTATTGCCTTGGAGCAATCTTGGTTACTGGCAGGCAGGGCAGCAGGACTACGTTGCCGCCTGCCAGGCTTTGGCCGATCATCTGGCTGAAACCATTCATTTAAATTCAAAAGATAAATTACTGGATCTTGGCTGCGGCCAAGGTGCCAGTCTGCTGCATTGGCAGCAGCAATATCAGGTGCAATACCTGGCAGGCGTAGAATTACAGAAAGCTTGTGTTGCCAAGATTCAGCAGCATCTTCCTGAGCTGAATGCCATTTATCATGCTTCCTTCCTGCGATTAAAAGATATCCATTTCCCGCATAAATTTGACGTCGTCGTTTGTCTGGATGCTGCCTATCACAATAGTGTCCCGAACCTGCTCGAGCAGATCATTCCCGTTTTGAATTCAAATGCACGAATTGGTTTTCATCATTTAGCATTGTTTGAGCGTTGGAAAACTTTAAATTCATTTCAAAAGCGTAAATATCAACTTTTGCTGAAGTCAGCAGATATCAATTTGAATGATCTAATGACGGTCGGCGCGTTATATGAATGTCTCGATGATTTTGAATTCACAGATATTCAGATAGAAGATCTGTCGGAAGCAGTATTTGCCGGTTTTGCCCGCTATGTTCAGCAGGATTTAAATTCAAAAGATTCAGTTCAGTCTGTGAAAGCATCAAAACTGGATCAATTTAAAATTCAGATGACAGCAAAGCTATGCCGGAAGCTTTTTGAAGAAGGTGTGGTGCGATATGTACAGATCAGCGTGAAGGCAAAGCACTAG
- a CDS encoding FAD-dependent oxidoreductase → MIGLDIAVIGSGMAGLATARILQDAGHHITIFEALQGRGMDSHSLEFEGGLIDAPLRVMNPYLWKNTLSLATHLGIKTYPVRTYMACSWLFEDKTETWLTTSRSRIGNFPIINNRKGLQQYGWRLVKGLLQLKTALNKFFKSKNQDLSLAEFINRNDIEEVFWHGAVMPVLYTICTCNPKTIGEWPAKPLLIFLRQLTDGDALLRMQGGTPALVDKLIEGIEIVSGAATTLVQQQGDQVRVENAAGYSKLFDRVIVATPTNKIEEFLDKDQFTADIELLKQFQFEQGQLVIHTDASVMPPKRKDWAVLSYMMDRKFTRQQFTVWLNAVEPTLVGKSPVFQTWRPVTEIDPKKIISSVTLTRAVVDTHTVALNKELQQRHLDQGRKVFYCGSWSCDGLPILESAVTSAMKIAEIFGAPLPFEGLKPNIEVAPQLGY, encoded by the coding sequence ATGATCGGTTTGGATATCGCAGTAATTGGTAGTGGCATGGCCGGACTGGCTACCGCCAGAATTCTTCAAGATGCAGGACATCACATCACTATTTTTGAAGCGCTACAAGGGCGCGGCATGGACAGTCACAGCCTGGAATTTGAAGGCGGCTTGATTGATGCCCCTTTGCGTGTGATGAATCCGTACTTGTGGAAAAATACCCTAAGCCTTGCGACACATCTGGGGATCAAGACCTATCCAGTACGCACTTATATGGCGTGCAGCTGGTTATTTGAGGACAAGACTGAAACCTGGCTGACCACGTCACGCAGTCGGATTGGGAATTTCCCGATTATTAATAACCGCAAAGGCCTACAACAGTATGGCTGGCGTCTGGTAAAAGGCCTATTACAACTAAAAACAGCCTTAAACAAATTTTTTAAATCTAAAAATCAGGACCTCAGCCTGGCAGAATTTATCAATCGAAATGATATTGAAGAAGTATTCTGGCATGGTGCGGTGATGCCGGTGCTGTATACCATTTGTACCTGTAACCCGAAAACCATTGGCGAATGGCCAGCTAAACCTTTATTGATTTTCCTGCGTCAGCTAACTGATGGCGATGCATTATTACGTATGCAGGGCGGTACACCGGCACTGGTGGATAAACTGATTGAAGGCATCGAGATCGTGAGTGGGGCCGCAACCACGTTGGTACAACAGCAGGGCGATCAGGTTCGCGTAGAAAATGCCGCTGGTTACTCCAAGTTATTCGACCGTGTGATTGTTGCTACGCCAACCAACAAGATCGAGGAATTCCTTGATAAAGACCAGTTTACGGCAGATATTGAATTGCTAAAACAATTCCAGTTTGAGCAGGGACAATTGGTGATCCATACTGATGCCAGCGTGATGCCACCGAAACGTAAGGATTGGGCAGTCCTGAGCTATATGATGGACCGCAAGTTTACCCGTCAGCAGTTCACGGTGTGGCTGAATGCGGTTGAACCGACACTGGTGGGTAAATCTCCGGTATTCCAGACCTGGCGTCCGGTGACTGAAATTGATCCGAAGAAAATCATTTCATCTGTAACCCTGACTCGTGCAGTGGTCGATACGCATACGGTGGCTTTAAACAAAGAATTGCAGCAACGTCATCTGGATCAGGGTCGTAAGGTATTCTACTGTGGTTCATGGTCATGTGATGGCTTGCCAATTCTGGAATCTGCCGTGACTTCAGCCATGAAGATTGCAGAAATCTTCGGTGCGCCATTGCCATTTGAAGGCTTAAAACCGAATATCGAGGTTGCACCTCAACTCGGTTATTAA
- a CDS encoding pirin family protein has product MKKVIGVYSNQNMHWVGDGFPVKNLFSYDRLGQAISPFLLLDYAAPYHFDPTTVQHGVGSHPHRGFETVTIAYQGEVTHKDSGGGGDTIQAGDVQWMTAGAGVVHEEFHSPDFAQNGGLFEMVQLWVNLPAKDKMTTPRYQALTAADIPRIEMDEGAGHIRVIAGEFGGHHGPAHTFSPVNVWDGELKAEYETILHVPAGHNALLVVLSGDLLVNGTQKVLDSSIVMFARDGDPAIQLQAYQDTRFLVLTGEPLNEPIQGYGPFVMNSKEEIVQAFQDFNNGKFGEIPVTTE; this is encoded by the coding sequence ATGAAAAAAGTTATTGGTGTTTACAGCAATCAAAACATGCACTGGGTCGGTGACGGCTTCCCGGTGAAAAATTTGTTTTCCTATGACCGTCTTGGTCAGGCCATCAGTCCGTTCCTGTTACTGGACTATGCAGCGCCGTATCATTTTGATCCGACCACTGTCCAGCATGGCGTGGGTTCACATCCGCACCGCGGCTTTGAAACCGTGACCATTGCCTATCAGGGTGAAGTGACCCACAAAGACTCTGGTGGTGGTGGCGATACCATTCAGGCTGGTGATGTGCAGTGGATGACTGCAGGTGCAGGTGTGGTGCATGAAGAGTTTCATTCTCCAGACTTTGCTCAAAATGGTGGTCTGTTTGAAATGGTACAGCTTTGGGTGAATTTGCCAGCCAAAGACAAAATGACCACACCACGCTATCAGGCATTAACTGCAGCCGATATTCCCCGGATTGAAATGGATGAAGGTGCAGGCCATATCCGGGTGATTGCTGGTGAATTTGGCGGTCATCATGGCCCTGCACATACCTTTAGTCCGGTGAATGTCTGGGATGGTGAACTCAAGGCTGAGTATGAAACCATATTGCATGTGCCTGCTGGTCATAATGCGCTGTTGGTGGTGCTAAGTGGCGATCTGCTAGTGAATGGCACACAGAAAGTGCTAGACAGTTCCATTGTGATGTTTGCTCGTGATGGCGATCCTGCTATCCAGTTACAGGCCTATCAGGACACAAGATTCTTGGTCTTAACTGGTGAACCACTGAATGAACCAATTCAAGGGTATGGTCCATTTGTGATGAACAGCAAGGAAGAAATTGTCCAAGCCTTCCAGGATTTTAATAATGGCAAATTTGGTGAGATTCCTGTAACTACTGAATAA
- the ycaC gene encoding isochorismate family cysteine hydrolase YcaC — MARPYVRLDKDNAAVLLVDHQAGLLSLVRDIDPDKFKNNVLALAAAAKYFNLPTILTTSFEQGPNGPLVPELKEMFPDAPYIARPGQINAWDNEDFVKAVKATGKKQLIIAGVVTEVCVAFPALSALEEEFDVFVVTDASGTFNHLTRDSAWNRMSQAGAQLMTWFGLACELHRDWRNDIEGLGTLFSNHIPDYRNLINSYNQNTAQK; from the coding sequence ATGGCAAGACCCTATGTTCGTTTAGACAAGGACAACGCAGCAGTATTGTTGGTCGACCACCAAGCTGGCCTATTGTCACTGGTACGTGATATTGACCCGGACAAATTCAAGAACAATGTGCTGGCACTGGCTGCAGCGGCAAAATATTTCAATCTGCCAACGATTCTGACGACCAGTTTTGAACAGGGGCCAAATGGTCCACTCGTGCCTGAATTAAAAGAAATGTTCCCGGATGCACCTTATATTGCCCGTCCTGGTCAAATTAATGCCTGGGATAATGAAGACTTTGTTAAAGCAGTAAAAGCCACAGGTAAAAAGCAGCTGATTATTGCTGGTGTCGTGACTGAAGTTTGTGTGGCTTTCCCTGCTCTGTCTGCACTGGAAGAAGAGTTTGACGTGTTCGTAGTGACTGATGCTTCCGGTACCTTTAACCATCTGACCCGTGATTCGGCATGGAATCGCATGTCACAGGCTGGCGCACAACTGATGACCTGGTTTGGCTTAGCATGTGAATTACACCGCGACTGGCGCAATGATATAGAAGGCTTGGGCACCCTGTTCAGTAACCATATCCCTGACTACCGCAACCTGATCAATAGCTATAACCAGAACACGGCACAGAAATAA
- a CDS encoding LysR substrate-binding domain-containing protein, whose product MHSFDDYYYFYLVVKHGGFSAASDASGITKSKLSRRILELEARFNVTLIQRSTRHFKVTPLGQEFYQECEKLIQQVECAHSVLLKQKSEPQGLVKLSCPSVMMRFQIRQLLNEFLKAYPQVQVEMEITSRRVDVLHDDIDLAIRTNFEANEDSSIVVRDVIKTTHCLVASPELLKGRTLDYPTEINDFPTIVLGTQRNHYQWYLHRTDSNEQIDITLEPRIKSNDLAGVYYSALDGLGIADLPYLTVEDDLKTGKLIHLLPEWCSNVGTVQLVYASRKGQRLVMEKLIEHLVEGLRSAAEGHKGYTI is encoded by the coding sequence GTGCATTCTTTTGATGACTATTATTATTTCTACCTAGTGGTAAAGCATGGTGGTTTTAGCGCGGCCAGTGACGCCTCTGGCATTACCAAGTCCAAACTCAGTCGTCGTATTCTGGAACTGGAGGCACGTTTTAACGTTACCCTGATCCAGCGTTCGACCCGACATTTTAAAGTAACACCACTTGGTCAGGAATTTTATCAGGAATGTGAAAAGCTGATTCAGCAGGTGGAATGTGCTCACAGCGTTCTGCTTAAACAAAAAAGTGAACCACAAGGTCTGGTCAAGCTCAGCTGTCCTTCAGTGATGATGCGTTTCCAGATTCGCCAGTTGCTGAATGAATTCCTCAAAGCCTATCCGCAAGTACAGGTCGAAATGGAAATCACCAGCCGCCGTGTCGATGTGCTGCATGATGATATTGACCTTGCCATCCGTACCAACTTTGAAGCCAATGAAGATTCCAGCATCGTGGTCCGCGATGTGATTAAAACCACGCATTGTCTGGTCGCCAGTCCTGAATTATTAAAAGGCCGAACACTGGATTATCCGACTGAGATTAATGATTTCCCGACCATCGTTCTTGGTACCCAGAGAAATCATTACCAATGGTATCTGCATCGTACCGATAGCAATGAGCAAATAGACATTACGCTCGAACCACGGATCAAGAGTAATGATCTGGCAGGTGTCTATTATTCTGCACTAGATGGACTCGGTATTGCTGATCTACCCTATTTAACCGTAGAAGATGACCTAAAAACAGGGAAGCTGATTCATCTATTACCGGAATGGTGTTCCAATGTAGGTACTGTCCAACTGGTCTATGCTTCACGTAAAGGCCAGCGTCTGGTCATGGAAAAATTGATTGAGCATCTGGTTGAAGGCTTGCGTTCTGCAGCCGAAGGTCATAAGGGCTATACCATTTAA
- the ahpC gene encoding alkyl hydroperoxide reductase subunit C, whose protein sequence is MSLINTEVKPFNATAYHNGQFVEVSEQDMKGKWSVVFFYPADFTFVCPTELGDLADQYAEFQKMGVEIYSVSTDTHFTHKAWHDTSDVIGKIQYPMIGDPTWTLAKNFEVLIEADGLADRGTFVIDPDGKIQIVEINAGGIGRDAQELLRKVKAAQYVHAHPGEVCPAKWKEGEATLAPSIDLVGKI, encoded by the coding sequence ATGAGTTTAATCAATACTGAAGTTAAGCCATTTAATGCAACTGCTTACCACAACGGTCAATTCGTTGAAGTGTCTGAACAGGACATGAAAGGCAAATGGTCTGTTGTATTCTTCTATCCTGCTGACTTCACTTTTGTTTGTCCAACAGAATTAGGCGATCTTGCTGATCAATATGCTGAATTCCAGAAAATGGGCGTAGAAATTTACTCTGTATCTACAGACACGCATTTTACGCACAAAGCTTGGCACGATACGTCTGACGTGATTGGTAAAATCCAGTACCCAATGATCGGCGATCCAACTTGGACGCTGGCGAAAAACTTTGAAGTACTGATCGAAGCTGATGGTCTGGCTGACCGTGGTACTTTCGTGATTGATCCAGATGGTAAAATCCAGATCGTTGAAATCAACGCGGGTGGTATCGGTCGTGACGCACAAGAACTGCTTCGTAAAGTAAAAGCAGCGCAATATGTACACGCTCACCCAGGTGAAGTATGTCCTGCAAAATGGAAAGAAGGCGAAGCAACGCTTGCTCCTTCAATCGACCTGGTCGGTAAAATCTAA
- a CDS encoding TetR/AcrR family transcriptional regulator, producing MDVLEGSYPGRRAALKRQILNCALQEFLHSGIAATTIEMIRDRAETSVGAIYHHFHHKDGIVAALYLAALKDQSSRRLQALSRAKSAEQGIHAIIRSYIDWVISYPDFARFLYAAHHVVHTSELRQNLEQQTRQRNQDLKKWMAQQPDAARLQAVPPALLTSLVIGATESYCRAWLASRVKDSPQQHTSALAQSVWDSLQHFSQ from the coding sequence ATGGATGTATTGGAAGGGAGTTATCCAGGAAGGCGAGCGGCCTTAAAACGTCAAATTCTAAATTGCGCATTACAGGAATTTTTACACAGTGGCATAGCCGCGACGACGATTGAAATGATCCGGGATCGGGCAGAAACCAGTGTCGGTGCAATCTACCATCATTTTCATCACAAGGATGGAATCGTTGCTGCACTCTATTTGGCAGCTTTAAAAGATCAGTCCAGCCGACGTTTACAGGCTTTATCCCGAGCGAAAAGTGCCGAACAGGGCATTCATGCCATTATCCGAAGTTATATTGACTGGGTGATCAGTTATCCAGATTTTGCCCGTTTTCTCTATGCTGCCCATCATGTGGTGCACACCTCTGAGCTGCGTCAAAATCTGGAACAGCAGACTCGCCAGCGTAATCAGGATCTAAAGAAATGGATGGCTCAGCAGCCAGATGCAGCCCGTCTGCAAGCGGTTCCACCTGCTTTGCTGACTTCTTTGGTCATTGGCGCAACAGAAAGTTATTGCCGTGCCTGGCTTGCCAGTCGAGTCAAAGATTCCCCGCAACAGCATACGTCTGCTTTGGCACAATCAGTTTGGGATTCTCTACAGCATTTTTCTCAGTAA
- a CDS encoding hotdog fold domain-containing protein: protein MSQALKIWKSFQKKPGGKYIFSRLLCIKIPYFSSISPLLETLAPDYCEVSMKKHNAVLNHLDTVHAIAICNLAELAAGTMTDASVPKTHSWILKGMQVEYLKKATTDLRAIATPADLNIQWDEITEYQVNVEVLDMAQDIVCHAFITMRVSPKKKKTNKQA from the coding sequence ATGAGCCAAGCGCTTAAAATATGGAAAAGCTTTCAAAAAAAGCCAGGTGGCAAATATATATTTTCCAGACTACTTTGCATAAAAATACCTTATTTCAGCAGTATTTCCCCCCTGCTCGAAACACTTGCACCCGATTACTGCGAAGTGAGCATGAAAAAACATAATGCTGTACTCAACCATCTAGATACAGTCCATGCAATTGCCATATGCAATCTGGCTGAACTGGCAGCAGGCACCATGACCGATGCCAGTGTTCCCAAAACCCACTCCTGGATTCTTAAAGGTATGCAGGTTGAATATCTTAAAAAAGCGACCACAGATTTAAGGGCAATTGCCACACCAGCAGACTTAAATATTCAATGGGATGAAATCACTGAATATCAGGTCAATGTTGAGGTTCTGGATATGGCACAAGATATCGTATGCCATGCCTTCATCACGATGCGGGTCTCTCCTAAAAAGAAGAAAACAAATAAACAGGCTTAA
- the ssb gene encoding single-stranded DNA-binding protein, whose translation MRGVNKVILVGTLGRDPETKTFPNGGSLTQFSIATSDSWTDKSTGERKEQTEWHRIVLHNRLGEIAQQYLRKGSKVYIEGSLRTRQWTDQSGQERYTTEIRGEQMQMLDSGRPQGGEQSDNGGFAQPRFNNNQGGYGNNNQGGQQGYNAPQQGGFNNAPAGGGYGNNPGGFAPKAAPAPVAAPAADLDDDLPF comes from the coding sequence ATGCGTGGTGTAAATAAGGTTATTTTAGTTGGTACTTTAGGTCGAGATCCTGAAACAAAAACTTTCCCTAATGGGGGTTCTCTTACTCAATTCTCTATCGCAACAAGTGATTCTTGGACAGATAAGAGCACTGGTGAGCGTAAAGAGCAAACCGAATGGCACCGCATTGTGCTGCATAACCGTTTAGGTGAAATTGCACAGCAGTATCTGCGTAAAGGTTCTAAAGTATATATCGAAGGTTCACTACGTACCCGTCAGTGGACAGATCAAAGCGGTCAAGAGCGTTACACTACAGAAATCCGTGGTGAGCAGATGCAAATGCTAGATTCAGGTCGTCCACAAGGTGGCGAACAATCTGATAATGGTGGTTTTGCACAGCCACGTTTTAACAATAACCAAGGCGGCTATGGCAATAATAACCAGGGCGGTCAACAAGGTTATAACGCACCACAACAAGGTGGCTTCAATAATGCACCTGCAGGTGGTGGCTATGGCAACAACCCAGGTGGTTTTGCACCGAAAGCAGCGCCAGCACCAGTTGCAGCGCCAGCAGCAGATCTAGATGACGACCTACCATTTTAA
- a CDS encoding MFS transporter → MMNALERRSTFALSSIFALRMLGLFMIIPVFSVAGQSYEYATPALIGLAVGVYGLTQAILQIPFSLIADRFSRKPLVVIGLLLFALGGAIAAMSETIYGVIIGRAIAGGGAVSAVVMALLADVTREENRMKAMATMGMSIGLSFVVAFTLGPWLTGLVGISGLFWVTTVMGLAAIAMLLLVPKVTRHHRNFQQGYLTQLKQVLKMGDLNRLHVSVFSLHLLLTAMFIYVPSQLIEFADIPLASHGWVYLPLLVISLFFAFPSIILAEKYRKMRGIFLTAIAGIIIGLLVLIFGFESKYILLIGLGIFFIAFNVMEALLPSWLSKVAPIQSKATAMGVNASSQFLGAFFGGTVGGQLLLLNDTSMGWSILTAIAIIWLLISFGLAQPRYLSSLVLSLPENRQTDEWTSQLLSIHGIEEVVVMPEQQVAYVKVDKQQINDTARQQLTHLLGKEVAI, encoded by the coding sequence ATGATGAATGCCTTAGAACGTCGCTCAACCTTTGCACTTAGCAGTATTTTTGCACTGCGTATGCTGGGGTTGTTTATGATTATTCCTGTATTTTCGGTTGCAGGGCAGTCATATGAATATGCTACGCCGGCACTCATTGGCCTGGCCGTTGGTGTCTATGGTCTGACACAGGCCATTTTACAGATTCCATTTAGCCTGATCGCGGACCGTTTTAGCCGTAAGCCACTGGTGGTCATCGGGTTATTGCTTTTCGCACTGGGTGGCGCAATTGCCGCCATGTCAGAAACGATCTATGGCGTGATTATCGGTCGTGCCATTGCCGGTGGTGGTGCTGTTTCTGCAGTGGTGATGGCATTGCTGGCCGATGTAACTCGTGAAGAAAACCGGATGAAAGCCATGGCGACCATGGGTATGAGTATCGGTTTATCTTTTGTGGTGGCATTTACTTTGGGGCCTTGGCTAACGGGTCTGGTGGGTATTTCAGGTTTATTCTGGGTAACCACGGTGATGGGTCTGGCGGCAATTGCAATGTTGCTACTGGTTCCAAAAGTGACCCGTCACCATCGTAACTTTCAGCAAGGCTATCTGACCCAGCTGAAACAGGTACTGAAAATGGGCGATCTGAATCGCCTGCATGTGTCAGTTTTCAGTCTGCATCTGCTATTAACGGCAATGTTTATCTATGTGCCATCCCAGTTGATCGAGTTCGCAGATATTCCTTTAGCCAGTCATGGCTGGGTCTATTTGCCGCTGCTGGTGATTAGCCTGTTCTTTGCCTTTCCAAGTATTATTCTGGCGGAAAAATACCGCAAAATGCGTGGCATTTTCCTCACCGCAATTGCGGGAATTATCATTGGCTTATTGGTGCTGATTTTTGGTTTTGAATCGAAATATATTCTATTGATTGGCTTAGGTATCTTCTTCATTGCCTTTAACGTCATGGAAGCATTGTTGCCATCATGGTTGTCCAAAGTTGCACCGATTCAGTCCAAGGCCACAGCCATGGGCGTCAATGCCAGCAGCCAGTTCCTCGGTGCCTTTTTTGGGGGTACAGTGGGTGGACAACTTTTGTTGCTGAATGACACGTCCATGGGTTGGAGTATTCTGACCGCGATTGCTATAATTTGGCTGCTCATCAGTTTTGGGCTGGCTCAGCCGCGCTATCTTTCGTCTCTGGTGCTAAGCCTGCCTGAAAATAGACAAACAGATGAATGGACTTCACAGCTTTTATCCATTCATGGTATTGAAGAAGTCGTGGTGATGCCGGAACAGCAAGTGGCCTACGTCAAGGTTGATAAACAGCAGATTAATGATACTGCGCGACAACAATTAACGCACTTGTTGGGTAAAGAGGTAGCCATTTAA